A stretch of Aristophania vespae DNA encodes these proteins:
- a CDS encoding TonB-dependent receptor: MNNPKKKSTERLYSLYFSDTMTFLNGYVALTGGFRFQNIMTNSYDYNSGLRDQHYDRNAITPVVGLVVHTTRHSSLYFNRIEGIAPGPQASGNVVNVGQMFAPYRTVQYEIGGKYDLGTLTASLAFFRMSQPNAYAQPYGDTGQNIFTTNGRQRNQGLEFNFNGQIIKGLRFNGGTAITDAVQRRTANGKYDGNKAIGVAGYTINGNIEYDIPHVQGLTLTGRVTHTGHQYADNANKARVSNWTSFDVGSRYTFLLEKHPMTLRLGVENLANTRYWASAYGGYLTEGLPRTFKFSVTADL, translated from the coding sequence ATTAATAACCCTAAAAAGAAGTCAACCGAACGTCTTTATAGTCTTTATTTCTCAGACACTATGACGTTTTTAAACGGCTATGTTGCGCTCACAGGTGGTTTCAGGTTTCAAAATATCATGACTAATAGTTATGATTATAATAGTGGATTGCGTGACCAACATTATGACCGTAATGCAATTACGCCTGTTGTAGGATTAGTGGTTCATACAACACGCCATTCATCACTTTATTTTAATCGTATAGAAGGTATTGCTCCAGGTCCGCAAGCTTCGGGAAATGTGGTTAATGTCGGGCAAATGTTTGCACCTTACCGCACGGTGCAATATGAAATTGGTGGTAAATATGATCTCGGCACTTTAACGGCGTCATTAGCCTTTTTTAGAATGTCACAACCAAATGCCTATGCTCAACCTTATGGCGATACAGGGCAGAATATCTTCACAACAAATGGCCGTCAGCGTAACCAAGGGCTAGAATTTAATTTTAATGGCCAAATTATAAAAGGACTGAGATTTAACGGGGGTACTGCTATTACAGATGCCGTGCAAAGACGTACAGCCAATGGCAAATATGATGGTAATAAGGCAATAGGCGTTGCCGGCTATACAATTAATGGCAATATTGAATATGACATACCCCATGTTCAGGGTTTAACTTTAACAGGGCGCGTTACGCATACAGGCCATCAATATGCTGATAATGCAAATAAAGCGCGCGTTTCTAACTGGACCAGTTTTGATGTTGGCAGCCGCTATACATTTTTGCTGGAAAAACATCCTATGACTTTGCGCCTTGGTGTCGAAAATCTTGCCAATACGCGTTATTGGGCCTCAGCCTATGGAGGTTACCTTACAGAAGGGCTGCCACGAACCTTTAAGTTTTCTGTAACGGCTGATCTTTAA
- a CDS encoding [protein-PII] uridylyltransferase: protein MPLSPPKTSDVFSATEPYKCHRNEAVTLIRRDLGQRREQIRQQFEDRAFSGVTAGRSLATAMDETLIRLAKYAGIEDEAFKESFCLCATGNYGAGLLAPFSDVDLLFITNNDPSSTLLKQIEYILYSLWDLGLKVGHATHSIKGCILSAQHDQTICTTLLYLRPLYGDFSLASKLRSEIQNYLTGRYLTEFIEAKIREREIRHQRYGETPYLVEPNLKEGRGGLRDLQVLNWISRASLGVLIPEHDPIDREFELAPSCILLGLLSPRKSYRAQKVWNFLWTVRFHLHYVTGRGEERLTFDVQPIIGARMGYAAHGNQKGVERFMRHYFLMARIVLRLGRVLQPAIMLHVLNQQNGTPPLIEEGPEGFFLINGRLAFNNKFPSPKHKELFQILDCARRTQIELHPSAIQHLINNERYAAILRGDPEITEIFLNLLCDPAYENLAQRLPNAVERPFILPLFNETGLLGRFLPYWSRIVGRTQFDSYHIYTVDEHSIESVRILRQIEAGKMADEIPLAYSLVQNLQARQELYLAVLFHDIGKGFGGDHASAGADIAMQICTQLGLSQEDSDTVSWLLLHHLLLSHTAFTRDIDDPNIILDLADIIQSPERLRLLLLLTIADIRAVSPRAWNAWKATLLHRLYSRISDVLDGGLKAREDDNRVNEIKKPLIPLMSATLDEAEIHKFMSLGRPSYWLSFDQDTLIRHAHLISSSNGDNDITIDILPLPSRDITELTIYCPDQDGLFSKIAGALALCGATISDARIHTFSNNMVLDTFWVQDSHDEAFEENSQIERLHQTIHDVLTQNIKLEEALSHATLPETRRMGAFYIPSRVIFDNNASERFTIMEVNGRDRPALLHDITSVLHKENALISSAHIATYGLRAVDVFYICDKEGRKFTQEADQKRLRSALLTVLKDQPLQKT from the coding sequence ATGCCCCTGTCCCCGCCTAAAACTTCTGATGTTTTTTCAGCAACAGAACCATATAAGTGCCACCGTAACGAGGCTGTCACTCTTATAAGGCGGGACTTAGGGCAAAGGCGTGAGCAGATACGTCAGCAATTTGAAGATAGAGCATTTTCAGGTGTAACTGCTGGTCGCTCTTTAGCAACCGCTATGGATGAAACACTGATTCGCCTGGCAAAATATGCTGGTATCGAAGATGAAGCCTTTAAGGAAAGTTTTTGTCTTTGCGCTACTGGGAATTATGGAGCCGGTCTCCTAGCGCCTTTTAGCGATGTCGATCTCCTCTTTATTACTAATAATGACCCATCATCTACGCTTTTAAAACAGATAGAATATATTCTTTATAGCTTATGGGACTTGGGCTTAAAGGTTGGACATGCCACACATTCCATTAAGGGGTGCATTTTAAGCGCTCAGCATGACCAGACGATATGCACTACATTGCTCTATCTTCGTCCGCTTTATGGTGATTTTTCATTAGCGTCAAAATTGCGCTCTGAAATACAAAATTATCTTACTGGTCGGTATTTAACGGAATTTATAGAAGCAAAAATCAGGGAAAGAGAAATCCGCCACCAACGTTATGGTGAGACACCATATCTGGTTGAGCCCAACCTAAAGGAAGGGCGCGGTGGGTTACGTGACCTGCAAGTACTCAACTGGATTAGTCGTGCCAGTTTGGGTGTTTTGATCCCTGAACATGACCCTATTGATCGCGAATTTGAGTTAGCACCAAGCTGCATTCTTTTAGGACTTTTATCACCTCGTAAAAGCTACCGTGCACAAAAAGTGTGGAACTTTTTATGGACAGTACGATTCCATCTTCATTATGTCACTGGTCGAGGAGAAGAACGTCTTACCTTTGATGTTCAGCCTATTATAGGCGCACGGATGGGCTATGCAGCTCACGGGAACCAAAAAGGCGTAGAGCGATTTATGCGCCACTATTTTTTAATGGCTCGCATAGTCTTACGCTTGGGGCGCGTGCTGCAACCTGCCATCATGCTTCATGTTCTGAACCAGCAAAATGGAACACCCCCTCTTATTGAAGAAGGGCCAGAAGGATTTTTCCTCATTAATGGGCGACTGGCTTTTAATAACAAATTTCCGTCTCCCAAACATAAAGAACTTTTTCAAATTCTTGATTGTGCAAGACGCACACAAATCGAATTACATCCTTCAGCTATTCAGCATTTAATTAATAATGAACGCTATGCCGCAATTTTACGCGGTGACCCAGAAATTACTGAAATTTTTCTTAATCTTTTATGCGACCCTGCTTATGAAAATTTGGCACAAAGGTTACCTAATGCTGTTGAACGGCCCTTTATCCTCCCCTTATTTAACGAAACCGGCCTGCTAGGGCGTTTTTTGCCTTACTGGTCTCGCATTGTGGGACGGACACAATTTGACAGCTATCATATTTACACTGTGGACGAACATAGTATTGAGTCTGTACGTATCCTCCGCCAAATCGAAGCAGGAAAAATGGCGGACGAAATCCCTCTCGCCTACAGCCTGGTACAAAATCTCCAAGCCAGACAAGAGCTGTACCTTGCTGTTTTATTTCATGATATAGGCAAAGGATTTGGTGGAGATCACGCCAGTGCGGGGGCTGACATAGCCATGCAGATTTGCACCCAGCTTGGCCTCAGCCAAGAAGATAGTGATACTGTTTCGTGGCTTTTACTACACCATCTTTTGCTCTCACACACAGCTTTTACACGTGATATTGATGACCCCAATATCATTTTAGATTTAGCTGATATTATCCAGTCGCCTGAAAGATTACGTCTTTTACTGCTTCTTACAATTGCAGATATACGCGCCGTAAGCCCCAGAGCCTGGAATGCCTGGAAAGCAACACTTTTACACAGACTTTACTCTAGAATATCAGATGTTCTTGATGGTGGCTTAAAGGCAAGAGAAGACGATAATCGTGTTAATGAAATAAAAAAACCTCTCATTCCTTTAATGAGCGCAACTTTAGATGAGGCTGAAATTCATAAATTCATGTCTCTGGGGCGCCCAAGCTACTGGCTAAGCTTTGATCAAGACACCCTCATAAGGCATGCCCATTTAATAAGTAGCTCTAATGGTGATAACGATATTACGATCGATATTTTACCATTACCCAGTCGTGACATCACTGAACTTACGATTTATTGCCCGGATCAGGACGGTCTTTTTTCCAAAATTGCTGGGGCCCTAGCTTTGTGTGGTGCAACAATCTCTGATGCCCGCATCCATACATTTTCTAATAATATGGTTTTGGATACATTTTGGGTTCAGGACAGTCATGACGAAGCTTTTGAGGAAAACTCGCAAATTGAGCGTCTGCACCAGACAATTCACGATGTACTCACTCAAAATATCAAGCTAGAAGAGGCATTATCACATGCTACCCTGCCTGAAACACGGCGTATGGGGGCTTTTTACATTCCTTCTCGTGTCATATTTGATAATAATGCGTCAGAACGTTTTACGATTATGGAAGTCAATGGCAGAGACCGGCCTGCTCTTTTGCATGACATCACATCTGTGTTGCATAAAGAAAACGCTTTGATTTCGTCAGCTCATATCGCAACCTATGGATTAAGAGCTGTGGATGTTTTTTATATTTGCGATAAAGAAGGACGTAAATTTACTCAAGAGGCCGATCAAAAGCGTTTACGATCGGCCTTATTAACGGTTCTTAAAGATCAGCCGTTACAGAAAACTTAA
- the mutS gene encoding DNA mismatch repair protein MutS, which yields MPIPSPENATPSMAQWFALKEQEPDALLFLRVGDFYELFFGDAQTASMALDIVLTSRGTHNDKPIPMCGVPANTVQVYIARLIKRGFRVAVAEQTEKPTKGQKGPLRREIVRIVSPGTLIEDELLEAGRANILLCAIDIGKKNNPVIGAAWIDISTGTIETVSATLSSLSELLARLDPSEILAQPNLIPEDYHKRLTPPPRRLTAGDTEQILSEAYKISHISALGDFPDEQITACATLIHYVKRSQAGRLPRLSRPLQEGLKNIMGIDPATRQSLEILQSRDGGSEHTLFNSVNQTLTAAGMRLLARQLSAPSSNLEVIQKRQNGWFWLQKHPELTEAFCNILKHTPDCARALGRISSKRTLPRDLATVRDTLRAAESITELLTSYKAKGLPPYIASIASTLYGRADTLLNRLIGALSTELPSKIEDGGVIAPGFDLELDKLRELRDGGRRKLAQLQVQLAEKYGVPNLKVKYHNQLGYVIEVTVAASGKLKNQSEFTFRQGTANLARFSSEELSKLDQEISEAGEKAALLERHLFDDLCDHIISTPALDEVAVALAKLDVLLCCTKLYNSGTWCCPKLSNGKEFSLKACRHPVVEDALKQKSSPKVRFIPNDCNLPPEKHIALLTGPNMAGKSTFLRQTALAVILAQAGLPVPAESAEIGLVDRLFSRVGAADDLARGRSTFMVEMTETAAILNQAGPYSLVVVDEIGRGTSTLDGLAIAWATLETLHSQLQSRTIFATHFHELGHLVGRLPKLAAYTMAVREWEGKVIFQHEVKTGLAGKSWGLHVAKLAGIPKTVLGRAQKILAQLEKDQTKLGQDTPEALPLFGDLANNRAAETSPQFKELEQSLTLLEPDSLTPRQAHEILYRLKDLAKKTFS from the coding sequence ATGCCCATTCCATCTCCAGAAAATGCAACACCCAGTATGGCGCAGTGGTTTGCACTAAAAGAACAGGAACCCGACGCCTTGCTTTTTTTGCGCGTCGGTGATTTTTACGAACTTTTTTTTGGCGATGCCCAAACGGCGTCAATGGCTCTTGATATTGTCCTGACAAGTCGCGGCACCCATAATGACAAACCTATTCCTATGTGTGGAGTACCTGCCAATACGGTGCAGGTTTATATAGCCCGTCTTATCAAAAGAGGTTTCCGCGTTGCTGTTGCTGAGCAAACAGAGAAACCAACAAAAGGGCAAAAAGGCCCCTTAAGACGAGAAATTGTCCGTATAGTTTCGCCCGGCACACTGATTGAAGATGAACTTCTTGAAGCGGGAAGAGCTAATATTCTTTTATGCGCTATCGATATTGGTAAAAAAAATAATCCTGTTATTGGTGCAGCCTGGATCGATATTTCAACAGGCACAATAGAGACAGTCTCTGCCACTCTTTCCAGCCTGAGCGAACTTCTTGCCCGCCTGGATCCTTCAGAAATTTTGGCACAACCTAACTTGATTCCAGAGGATTATCATAAACGCCTTACTCCACCCCCTCGTCGGCTTACAGCTGGAGACACGGAGCAAATTCTTTCAGAAGCTTATAAAATATCACATATAAGCGCGTTGGGAGATTTTCCTGATGAACAAATTACCGCCTGCGCAACTCTTATTCATTACGTAAAACGTAGCCAGGCTGGGCGCTTACCTCGATTAAGCCGACCTCTACAAGAAGGCTTAAAAAATATTATGGGTATTGACCCTGCAACGCGGCAAAGTTTGGAAATTTTACAATCGCGTGATGGCGGCTCTGAGCATACACTTTTTAATAGCGTCAACCAAACCCTCACTGCCGCAGGTATGCGGCTTTTAGCGCGTCAGCTTTCTGCGCCAAGTAGTAATCTGGAAGTTATACAGAAACGACAAAATGGCTGGTTTTGGTTGCAAAAACACCCTGAGTTGACTGAAGCTTTTTGTAATATCCTTAAGCACACGCCCGATTGCGCACGAGCTTTGGGCCGTATTTCAAGCAAACGAACCCTGCCGCGTGACCTAGCTACTGTACGTGATACGCTCAGAGCAGCCGAAAGCATTACGGAACTTTTAACATCTTATAAAGCTAAGGGGTTACCGCCTTATATCGCTTCTATTGCTTCAACGCTTTATGGACGTGCTGATACATTACTAAACAGATTGATTGGTGCATTATCGACTGAACTTCCTTCCAAAATTGAAGATGGTGGCGTTATAGCTCCAGGCTTTGACTTGGAATTAGATAAATTAAGAGAGTTACGTGATGGAGGGCGCCGTAAATTAGCTCAGCTTCAAGTACAGCTGGCCGAAAAATATGGAGTTCCTAATTTAAAAGTTAAATATCACAATCAGCTTGGCTACGTTATTGAAGTGACAGTCGCAGCCTCTGGTAAATTGAAAAATCAAAGTGAATTTACGTTCCGCCAGGGTACAGCTAATTTAGCGCGCTTTTCTTCAGAAGAACTGTCAAAGCTTGATCAGGAAATTTCGGAGGCAGGAGAAAAAGCTGCTCTTCTAGAGCGTCATCTTTTTGACGATTTATGCGACCATATTATTTCAACACCAGCCCTTGATGAAGTAGCCGTAGCTTTAGCAAAACTGGATGTATTGTTATGCTGCACAAAATTATATAATTCTGGCACATGGTGTTGCCCCAAACTGTCAAATGGCAAAGAGTTTTCTCTTAAAGCGTGCCGTCATCCTGTCGTAGAAGACGCTTTGAAGCAGAAATCATCCCCAAAAGTTAGATTTATACCAAATGACTGCAATCTTCCCCCTGAAAAGCATATCGCTTTGCTTACAGGGCCTAATATGGCAGGAAAATCTACTTTTTTACGCCAAACCGCTTTGGCAGTAATTTTAGCTCAGGCGGGACTACCTGTTCCCGCAGAATCTGCTGAAATTGGATTAGTAGATCGGCTTTTCTCACGCGTCGGTGCTGCCGATGATTTAGCAAGAGGACGTTCAACCTTTATGGTTGAAATGACTGAAACAGCTGCTATTTTGAACCAGGCTGGCCCCTATTCTTTGGTCGTTGTAGATGAAATCGGTCGTGGTACATCTACTTTAGATGGCCTGGCCATTGCATGGGCTACGTTAGAAACTTTACACTCACAACTGCAATCTCGCACAATTTTTGCAACACATTTTCACGAATTAGGCCATTTAGTGGGTCGATTGCCAAAACTGGCTGCCTACACCATGGCTGTGCGTGAATGGGAAGGGAAAGTAATTTTTCAGCATGAGGTTAAAACAGGATTAGCCGGCAAAAGTTGGGGTTTACATGTGGCAAAACTTGCAGGTATACCTAAAACTGTTCTGGGTAGAGCGCAAAAAATTCTTGCTCAGCTGGAAAAAGACCAAACAAAACTGGGACAGGATACACCCGAAGCTCTGCCTCTTTTTGGCGATCTAGCCAATAATAGGGCAGCAGAAACATCTCCTCAGTTTAAAGAGCTGGAACAAAGCCTGACCCTACTTGAACCCGACTCTCTGACCCCGCGCCAGGCTCATGAAATACTCTACCGGTTAAAAGATTTGGCTAAAAAAACTTTTTCCTGA
- the murJ gene encoding murein biosynthesis integral membrane protein MurJ yields the protein MLRNLLTVGGWTMLSRLLGLVRDQLLAIFLGAGPLQDAYQIAFRLPNMFRRLLGEGAFNAAFLPLFAARYEQKGASNALKFAGQALTCLLTLLVIFATICEIFMPWVISFIAPGFKHGSSERFMLAVSLTRVTMPYMVFICAAALIAGILNARRHFGAAAAAYVTFNIVGISAIIFGAYVTHNVALSSAWGITISGVVQLGALCWAAKKFNLLPHFAFPHFTPDIKILFKRMIPGLVGSGVTQLNLAIDTIIGTLLPTGSISWLYFADRVNQLPLGVLGSALGTTLLPLLTKHVVANDKTGMQASINKAFDYALILILPASFGLIALAPLIMGGLFGYGHFTQKDIIYSAQSLQAFAIGLPAFVLIKLLAPAFFAQGDTATPVKIGFVTLALNLILNLLLYRPLAHIGPPLASALAGFTNLVIMGIILWRKDILLLTIYNIKRVGKISAACIIMAVTIHLTYKFTLSGALTWSPVPRIFSLFILIIGGAIFYGVLLIGFKLLNLKDIKAILKRRLSKN from the coding sequence TTGCTGCGTAACCTTCTCACTGTAGGTGGCTGGACAATGCTCTCGCGTTTGCTAGGGCTTGTACGAGACCAGCTTTTAGCGATTTTTCTTGGTGCAGGCCCTCTGCAAGATGCATATCAAATTGCATTTCGGCTTCCTAATATGTTTCGCCGCCTTTTGGGAGAAGGTGCTTTTAATGCCGCTTTTCTACCCCTTTTTGCAGCACGTTATGAGCAAAAAGGGGCCTCTAATGCCTTAAAGTTTGCTGGCCAAGCTTTAACCTGTTTACTTACTTTACTCGTGATTTTCGCAACAATTTGCGAGATTTTTATGCCCTGGGTCATTAGCTTTATCGCCCCAGGTTTTAAGCATGGCTCTTCAGAACGGTTTATGTTGGCCGTCTCTCTTACTCGCGTGACAATGCCTTATATGGTGTTTATTTGCGCAGCGGCCCTTATTGCCGGAATATTAAATGCACGGCGCCACTTTGGCGCAGCAGCTGCTGCTTATGTCACATTTAATATAGTGGGTATTAGCGCCATAATTTTTGGTGCCTATGTTACTCACAACGTTGCCTTAAGCAGCGCATGGGGAATTACTATTTCGGGTGTTGTCCAGTTAGGGGCGCTATGTTGGGCAGCAAAAAAATTTAATTTATTACCACATTTTGCTTTTCCGCATTTTACCCCTGACATTAAGATTCTTTTTAAAAGAATGATCCCCGGGCTTGTTGGTTCGGGTGTGACACAACTTAATCTTGCCATTGATACAATCATTGGAACATTGCTTCCTACAGGTTCAATCTCATGGCTTTATTTTGCTGACCGGGTTAATCAATTACCACTAGGTGTTTTGGGTAGCGCCTTAGGCACGACCCTACTCCCTTTGCTTACCAAGCATGTTGTCGCTAATGATAAGACAGGCATGCAGGCTAGCATAAATAAAGCCTTTGATTACGCCCTTATATTAATATTACCAGCTTCATTTGGGTTAATTGCACTAGCCCCCCTTATTATGGGAGGCTTATTTGGCTATGGGCACTTCACACAAAAAGACATCATTTATTCAGCCCAGTCTTTGCAAGCTTTTGCAATAGGTTTGCCTGCTTTTGTGCTTATTAAATTATTGGCCCCAGCCTTTTTTGCACAGGGCGATACAGCCACACCTGTTAAAATTGGCTTTGTGACATTAGCCTTGAATTTGATCCTAAATTTACTTCTTTACCGCCCACTTGCTCATATCGGCCCCCCACTTGCTAGTGCCCTGGCAGGATTTACCAATCTTGTTATCATGGGAATTATTTTATGGCGTAAAGACATATTGCTACTTACAATATATAATATTAAGCGTGTAGGAAAAATAAGTGCAGCCTGTATTATAATGGCGGTCACTATTCATTTGACTTATAAATTCACACTCTCAGGGGCTTTGACTTGGTCACCTGTTCCCAGAATTTTTTCACTTTTTATATTAATTATAGGCGGTGCCATCTTTTACGGAGTTTTACTCATTGGCTTTAAGTTACTTAATTTAAAAGACATTAAAGCTATTCTCAAAAGGCGTCTTTCTAAAAACTAA
- a CDS encoding glutathione peroxidase — translation MTRTVYDFTLPALNGGEIKLSHWKNRPILLVNTASKCRYTAQYDDLQILWEDVSKKTPKGLVIIGIPSSDFGKQELASSEEIFGFCEKNYGVTFPLAAKSNVKGTKAIPLFQWLAQEGGYFSLPRWNFYKYLFNREGQLVKWFTPLTSPKSTRFLKAIQRVTD, via the coding sequence ATGACCAGAACGGTCTATGATTTTACGCTGCCCGCTCTTAATGGTGGTGAGATAAAATTATCTCACTGGAAAAACAGGCCAATTCTTCTTGTCAATACGGCGTCGAAATGCCGCTATACCGCCCAGTATGATGACCTGCAAATATTATGGGAAGACGTAAGTAAAAAGACTCCAAAAGGTCTTGTCATTATTGGGATTCCGAGCAGTGATTTTGGCAAACAGGAATTAGCAAGTTCAGAAGAAATATTTGGTTTTTGTGAAAAAAATTATGGCGTTACGTTCCCTCTTGCCGCAAAATCAAACGTAAAAGGAACAAAGGCAATCCCCCTTTTCCAGTGGTTAGCTCAAGAAGGTGGATATTTCTCATTACCACGCTGGAATTTTTACAAATATCTCTTTAACCGTGAAGGTCAGTTAGTAAAATGGTTCACTCCACTTACGAGCCCCAAATCCACACGGTTTCTTAAAGCTATTCAGCGTGTAACAGATTAA
- a CDS encoding NAD(P)H-dependent glycerol-3-phosphate dehydrogenase codes for MSKSLNIAVIGAGAWGIGLACTYSRIGNVTLWSRSEPGKLAETGRLPRLPEIKLPASINVTTTLPREADVAFLVVPTQALRTISTTLNDILPASVPVIACCKGLEKDTALFPLEIMEQTMPHHPKAVLSGPNFAIEVAEGLPTAATLAASSRLFVQEAARKLTTPNLRLYASTDPIGVQLAGAAKNVIAIGAGITIGANLGENARAALITRALAELGRLVEAMGGQSRTIYGLAGVGDLILTCTGAGSRNYSLGVALGKGNSLSEILAQRSTVAEGALSAATICDLGPRYGVETPIMDAVYRLLKGELTPEQARDELLDRPSRLE; via the coding sequence ATGAGCAAATCTTTAAATATTGCCGTTATTGGTGCTGGTGCCTGGGGAATTGGTCTTGCCTGCACCTATAGCCGTATTGGAAATGTAACGTTATGGTCGCGCTCAGAGCCTGGTAAACTAGCAGAAACCGGACGCTTACCCCGCTTACCCGAAATTAAATTACCTGCATCGATTAACGTAACAACAACACTACCCCGTGAAGCTGATGTGGCGTTTTTGGTTGTCCCTACTCAAGCTCTTAGAACAATCAGCACAACTTTAAATGACATCTTACCTGCCTCTGTGCCGGTTATCGCCTGCTGTAAAGGCTTGGAAAAAGACACTGCTCTTTTTCCGCTTGAAATTATGGAACAAACAATGCCGCACCATCCTAAGGCGGTTTTGTCTGGTCCCAATTTTGCGATTGAAGTTGCAGAAGGACTACCAACAGCAGCCACCCTGGCTGCATCAAGCCGGCTTTTTGTGCAAGAAGCAGCACGAAAACTCACCACACCAAACTTGCGGCTTTATGCAAGCACTGACCCTATCGGCGTGCAGCTTGCCGGAGCCGCCAAAAATGTTATTGCCATAGGGGCTGGCATAACGATAGGTGCAAACTTAGGCGAAAATGCACGTGCAGCCCTTATTACCAGGGCACTAGCTGAGTTGGGGCGTTTAGTGGAGGCTATGGGAGGCCAGAGCAGGACAATTTATGGCCTAGCAGGTGTTGGAGATCTCATCCTGACATGCACTGGAGCAGGATCACGCAATTACAGTCTTGGCGTAGCTTTGGGCAAAGGGAATTCTCTTTCAGAGATATTGGCACAACGTAGCACCGTAGCAGAAGGCGCTCTTTCTGCAGCGACTATCTGCGATCTCGGTCCTCGCTACGGAGTCGAAACCCCTATCATGGATGCTGTTTATCGCCTTTTAAAAGGCGAATTAACGCCAGAACAGGCACGTGACGAGCTGCTTGATCGCCCTTCCCGATTAGAATAA